In one Myotis daubentonii chromosome 1, mMyoDau2.1, whole genome shotgun sequence genomic region, the following are encoded:
- the CCPG1 gene encoding cell cycle progression protein 1 isoform X3 produces MAENSSDSDSSCGWTVINHEGSDIEMVASEHGTASDSCELLPEYSSLEQEELQVLQLEQGVFSSQPSDDKSSSDETSHQPSPAFRRRRARKKTISSSESEERLLADQETEPSKELGKRHFSSGLNKCVILALVIAISMGFGHFYGTFQIQKRQQLIRKIHDDELIDMKDYLSQCDQKQVSVTDYKSLKENLAKCWTLTEAEKMSFETQKKSLDTENQYLRISLEKEEKALSSLQEELRKLREQIRILEDKGTSTELGTENQKLKQYLKEEKQKTRSILNQRETLLAEAKMLRRELERERLKTMALRVELQQLSSRQSDGNPDSPNVLSEKKEVEILRERLTELERKLTFEQQRSDLWERLYIEAKDQNGKQETDGKKKGSRGNYRAKNKSKETFLGSVKETFDAMKNSTKEFVRHHKEKIKQAKEAVKENLKKFSDSVKSTFRHFKDTTKNIFDEKGNKRFGGTKEGAAKKPTVFSEYLHPQYKARTQNQNNRGPAMQREGRKEKPIHFEEFGKSTNSQKCSAEHGCSENYNSFRKSCSGVFECAQQESINLFNMKVSNPVRIDEFRQLIERYLLEKLDSFHHWKELDQFINKFFIHGIFIHDQKLFTDFVNDVKDYLKDMKEYQVDNDGVFEKLDGYIYRHFFGHTFSPPYGPSRPDKKKRTVNIENSRHRKQEQKHPQPQPYKREAMNVKLCSFSGYKIYPGHGWRYARTNRKVFQFLNAKCRSAFLSKRNPRLINWTVLYRRKYKKGQSEEIQKKRTRRAVQFQRAITGASLADIMAKRNQKPKVRKAQREQAIRAAKEAKKATQASKKTTMAAAKAPTKVAPKQKIVKPVKVSAPRVGGKR; encoded by the exons tattttcatcTCAGCCGAGTGATGACAAATCAAGTAGTGATGaaaccagccatcagcccagtCCTGCCTTTAGACGCCGCCGTGCTAGGAAGAAAACTATTTCTAGTTCAGAATCTGAAGAACGACTGCTCGCTGACCAAGAAACGGAACCCTCTAAGGAGCTGGGTAAACGCCATTTCAGTAGTGGCCTCAATAAGTGTGTTATACTAGCTCTGGTGATTGCAATCAGCATGGGATTTGGACATTTCTATG gCACATTTCAGATTCAGAAACGTCAACAGTTAATCAGAAAGATACATGACGATGAATTGATTGACATGAAGGACTATCTTTCCCAATGTGACCAGAAACAAGTCTCTGTTACAGATTATAAG TCATTGAAGGAAAACCTTGCAAAGTGTTGGACCCTTACTGAAGCAGAGAAGATGTCCTTTGAAACTCAAAAAAAGAGCCTTGATACAGAAAATCAGTATTTAAGAATATCtctggagaaggaagaaaaagcatTGTCTTCATTACAAGAAGAGTTAAGGAAACTAAGAGAACAGATTAGAATATTGGAAGATAAAGGGACAAGTACTGAATTAGGTACTGAAAACCAGAAACTTAAGCAGtatttgaaagaagaaaagcagaaaacacGCAGCATCCTTAATCAAAGGGAGACTTTATTGGCAGAAGCAAAGATGCTAAGGAGGGAACTGGAGAGAGAACGACTAAAAACCATGGCTTTAAGGGTGGAACTTCAGCAGTTAAGCTCTAGGCAGTCAGATGGCAACCCAGATTCTCCCAATGTTTtgtcagaaaaaaaggaagtagaAATCTTACGGGAAAGACTCACTGAGCTGGAACGGAAGCTAACCTTTGAACAGCAGCGTTCTGATTTGTGGGAAAGACTGTATATTGAGGCAAAAGATCAAAATGGAAAACAAGAAACtgatggaaaaaagaaagggagcaGAGGAAACTACAGGGCCAAAAATAAgtcaaaagaaacatttttggGTTCAGTTAAGGAAACATTTGATGCCATGAAGAATTCTACCAAAGAATTTGTGAGGcaccataaagaaaaaattaagcagGCTAAAGAAGCTgtaaaagaaaatctgaaaaaattCTCAGATTCAGTTAAATCCACTTTCCGACATTTCAAAGATACCACCAAGAATATCTTTGATGAAAAGGGCAATAAAAGATTTGGTGGTACAAAAGAAGGAGCCGCTAAAAAACCAACAGTTTTTAGTGAATACTTACATCCACAGTATAAGGCTCGTACACAAAACCAGAATAACAGAGGCCCTGCCATgcaaagagagggaaggaaagaaaagccaaTTCACTTTGAAGAATTTGGGAAAAGTACAAATTCACAGAAATGCAGTGCTGAACATGGCTGTAGTGAAAATTATAATTCTTTCAGAAAGTCTTGTTCTGGTGTATTTGAATGTGCTCAACAGGAATCCATTAACCTTTTTAATATGAAAGTGTCCAATCCTGTAAGGATAGATGAGTTTAGACAGTTAATAGAAAGGTACTTATTAGAGAAACTGGATAGTTTTCATCATTGGAAAGAACTTGATCAATTCATCAATAAGTTTTTCATACATGGTATCTTTATACATGATCAGAAGCTCTTCACTGACTTTGTTAATGATGTTAAAGATTATCTTAAAGACATGAAGGAATATCAAGTAGATAATGATGGAGTGTTTGAGAAGttggatggatatatatatagacacttCTTTGGTCACACTTTTTCCCCTCCATATGGACCCAG TCGGCCAGATAAAAAGAAACGTACGGTAAATATTGAAAACTCCAGACATCGAAAACAAGAGCAGAAGCATCCTCAGCCACAACCTTATAAGAGGGAAG CCATGAATGTCAAGCTCTGCAGCTTCAGTGGGTACAAGATCTACCCCGGACACGGGTGGCGCTATGCCAGGACCAACAGGAAGGTTTTCCAGTTTCTTAATGCAAAATGCAGGTCGGCATTCCTTTCCAAGAGGAACCCTCGGCTGATAAACTGGACTGTCCTCTACAGAAGAAAGTACAAAAAGGGACAGTCGGAagaaattcaaaagaaaagaacCCGCCGTGCAGTCCAATTCCAGAGGGCCATCACTGGTGCATCTCTTGCTGATATAATGGCCAAGAGGAACCAGAAGCCTAAAGTTAGGAAAGCTCAGCGAGAACAAGCTATCAGGGCTGCCAAGGAAGCAAAAAAGGCTACGCAAGCATCTAAAAAGACAACAATGGCTGCTGCTAAGGCTCCCACAAAGGTAGCACCTAAGCAAAAGATTGTGAAGCCTGTGAAGGTTTCTGCTCCCCGTGTTGGTGGAAAACGCTAA
- the CCPG1 gene encoding cell cycle progression protein 1 isoform X6, with protein sequence MRKTKAMNVKLCSFSGYKIYPGHGWRYARTNRKVFQFLNAKCRSAFLSKRNPRLINWTVLYRRKYKKGQSEEIQKKRTRRAVQFQRAITGASLADIMAKRNQKPKVRKAQREQAIRAAKEAKKATQASKKTTMAAAKAPTKVAPKQKIVKPVKVSAPRVGGKR encoded by the exons ATGAGGAAAACTAAAG CCATGAATGTCAAGCTCTGCAGCTTCAGTGGGTACAAGATCTACCCCGGACACGGGTGGCGCTATGCCAGGACCAACAGGAAGGTTTTCCAGTTTCTTAATGCAAAATGCAGGTCGGCATTCCTTTCCAAGAGGAACCCTCGGCTGATAAACTGGACTGTCCTCTACAGAAGAAAGTACAAAAAGGGACAGTCGGAagaaattcaaaagaaaagaacCCGCCGTGCAGTCCAATTCCAGAGGGCCATCACTGGTGCATCTCTTGCTGATATAATGGCCAAGAGGAACCAGAAGCCTAAAGTTAGGAAAGCTCAGCGAGAACAAGCTATCAGGGCTGCCAAGGAAGCAAAAAAGGCTACGCAAGCATCTAAAAAGACAACAATGGCTGCTGCTAAGGCTCCCACAAAGGTAGCACCTAAGCAAAAGATTGTGAAGCCTGTGAAGGTTTCTGCTCCCCGTGTTGGTGGAAAACGCTAA